A window from Corynebacterium urealyticum DSM 7109 encodes these proteins:
- the ribD gene encoding bifunctional diaminohydroxyphosphoribosylaminopyrimidine deaminase/5-amino-6-(5-phosphoribosylamino)uracil reductase RibD has translation MQGTSPSRTEIPADLPAEFVLADEMGWQAAGSTRPNPPVGCVIVDSAGTILGRGATEPAGGRHAEVVALQAAGARAAGATAYATLEPCNHTGRTGPCAEALIAAGVAEVHYLFADPGKAEGGGGERLRAAGVTVSGPYLEPFHLGEHRFSVEPWLRAAYLGRPHVTLKFASTLNGMAAATDRTSQWITGPTARADVHADRQYREAILVGTGTVLADDPQLTARPGGVEGPRQPLRFAVGQREIPSSARLLQPGAHALAGQHLPTRDLEAALTTLRRQGISDVLVEGGPELAGSFLAHGLVDEIRAYLAPAWLPRGLPALGDGGIGSTSITDLQRFATRSVQRIGEDILWLAQRQTGD, from the coding sequence ATGCAGGGGACGAGCCCGTCGCGTACCGAGATTCCAGCGGACCTCCCAGCAGAGTTTGTGCTCGCCGACGAGATGGGCTGGCAGGCTGCGGGCAGCACGCGGCCGAACCCGCCGGTGGGCTGCGTGATCGTGGACTCGGCCGGCACGATTCTTGGCCGGGGCGCTACCGAACCGGCAGGCGGTAGGCATGCCGAGGTGGTTGCGCTGCAGGCCGCCGGCGCGCGCGCAGCTGGCGCCACCGCATACGCCACCCTCGAGCCTTGCAACCACACCGGACGTACTGGACCGTGCGCGGAAGCCCTCATCGCTGCCGGAGTCGCGGAAGTGCACTATCTTTTCGCGGACCCGGGCAAGGCCGAGGGTGGGGGAGGCGAGCGCCTGCGAGCTGCAGGTGTGACCGTGAGTGGCCCCTACCTTGAGCCCTTCCACCTGGGGGAGCACCGGTTTAGCGTCGAGCCCTGGCTACGCGCCGCGTACCTGGGCCGACCACACGTGACGCTGAAATTCGCTAGCACCCTCAACGGCATGGCTGCTGCCACAGACCGCACGAGCCAGTGGATCACCGGCCCGACTGCCCGCGCGGACGTTCACGCAGACCGGCAGTACCGGGAAGCGATCCTGGTGGGCACCGGAACCGTCCTGGCCGACGACCCGCAGCTCACCGCCCGCCCCGGCGGGGTGGAAGGCCCCAGACAGCCACTGCGGTTCGCAGTAGGGCAGCGGGAGATCCCCTCCAGCGCCCGCCTCCTCCAGCCCGGCGCGCACGCTCTAGCAGGCCAGCATCTTCCCACCCGGGACCTCGAGGCGGCGCTAACGACGCTGCGCCGGCAAGGCATCTCGGATGTGCTGGTGGAGGGCGGACCCGAACTTGCGGGAAGCTTCCTTGCTCACGGCCTGGTCGACGAGATCCGGGCTTATCTGGCCCCCGCTTGGCTGCCGCGCGGTCTGCCCGCACTGGGGGACGGCGGCATCGGCAGTACGTCGATCACGGATCTGCAGCGCTTCGCCACGCGCAGCGTGCAGCGCATCGGCGAGGACATCCTCTGGCTGGCGCAACGCCAGACCGGGGATTGA
- a CDS encoding riboflavin synthase, giving the protein MAVFTGIIEEIGHVEKIESLPDAARIRVAASRVVSDADLGDSISVNGVCLTVTDFDDTGFTADVMKVTLDYTSLGTLSEGASVNLERAMSARGRFGGHVVQGHVDGTATLQDRVPSEHWEVFRFQLDDPELATYLVKKGSIAINGTSLTIAELADGLFEVSLIPATLEATMLGELQPGDKVNIECDVLAKYVRAMLDR; this is encoded by the coding sequence ATGGCTGTGTTTACCGGAATCATCGAAGAGATCGGTCACGTCGAGAAGATCGAGAGTCTTCCCGACGCCGCGCGCATCCGCGTCGCCGCATCGCGAGTGGTCTCCGATGCCGACCTGGGAGACTCCATCTCCGTCAATGGCGTCTGCCTGACCGTCACCGACTTCGACGACACCGGCTTCACCGCTGACGTCATGAAGGTCACCCTCGATTACACTTCGCTGGGCACACTCTCCGAGGGGGCGTCCGTCAACCTGGAGCGCGCGATGTCCGCCCGGGGGCGCTTCGGCGGACATGTCGTCCAGGGACACGTCGACGGCACCGCTACCTTGCAGGACCGCGTGCCCTCTGAGCATTGGGAGGTCTTCCGCTTCCAGCTTGACGATCCGGAACTTGCCACCTACCTGGTGAAAAAGGGATCGATTGCAATCAACGGCACCTCCCTGACCATCGCGGAACTAGCCGATGGACTCTTCGAGGTCAGCCTCATCCCTGCCACTTTGGAGGCCACGATGCTGGGCGAACTCCAGCCGGGGGATAAGGTCAATATCGAATGCGACGTGCTTGCGAAATACGTCCGCGCCATGCTCGACCGCTGA
- a CDS encoding bifunctional 3,4-dihydroxy-2-butanone-4-phosphate synthase/GTP cyclohydrolase II: protein MTAERDSLVLDSVESAIADIAAGKAVVVVDDEDRENEGDLIFAADLATPELVAFMVRYTSGYICVAMEDERADALNLPPMVARNEDARSTAYTVTVDAATGSTGISARSRCETITRLADESFGPEAFTRPGHIVPLRARRGGVLARDGHTESSVDLSRLAGQAPVGVLCEIVSEDDPTDMARGPELRRFADEHGLRMVSIEQLIEYRRATEQTVERSTEARLPTTRGEFRAVGYTSLIDGTEHVALVHGDVTGQKDVPVRVHSECLTGDVFGSLRCDCGEQLHAAMEAVQDEGHGVVIYLRNQEGRGIGLVPKLRAYVLQDEGLDTVEANTALGLPADAREYSAAASIIKELGIESVHLISNNPAKKQSLENFGVSVTGRIPVQPPATKDNARYLQTKRDKMGHQLDNLNVAPATDADAKEN, encoded by the coding sequence ATGACCGCTGAACGAGACTCGCTAGTCCTGGATTCCGTCGAATCCGCCATCGCCGATATTGCCGCTGGCAAAGCGGTGGTCGTCGTCGATGATGAGGACCGCGAAAACGAAGGCGACCTGATCTTCGCTGCGGATCTGGCAACCCCAGAGCTCGTGGCCTTCATGGTGCGCTACACCTCTGGTTACATCTGCGTTGCCATGGAGGATGAGCGCGCCGACGCGCTCAACCTGCCGCCGATGGTCGCCCGCAACGAGGATGCCCGCTCGACCGCCTACACCGTCACCGTGGATGCGGCCACGGGTTCCACCGGTATTTCCGCCCGCAGCCGCTGCGAAACCATCACCCGCCTGGCCGACGAGAGCTTTGGCCCCGAGGCCTTCACCCGGCCGGGCCACATCGTCCCCCTGCGCGCCCGCCGCGGTGGCGTGCTCGCCCGCGATGGCCACACTGAATCCTCCGTAGACCTGTCCCGACTGGCCGGCCAGGCACCCGTCGGCGTTCTCTGTGAAATCGTCTCCGAGGACGACCCCACTGACATGGCCCGTGGCCCGGAGCTGCGCCGCTTCGCCGACGAGCACGGACTACGCATGGTCTCCATCGAGCAACTCATCGAGTACCGCCGCGCCACCGAGCAGACCGTGGAGCGCAGCACCGAGGCCCGGCTGCCAACGACCCGCGGCGAGTTCCGCGCGGTGGGCTACACCAGCCTCATCGACGGCACCGAGCACGTCGCGCTCGTCCACGGGGACGTCACCGGCCAGAAGGACGTACCGGTCCGCGTGCACTCCGAGTGCCTCACCGGCGACGTCTTCGGCTCCCTGCGTTGCGACTGCGGCGAACAGCTCCATGCCGCCATGGAGGCTGTCCAGGACGAGGGCCACGGCGTCGTCATTTACCTGCGCAACCAGGAAGGCCGCGGGATCGGGCTGGTTCCGAAGCTGCGCGCCTACGTCCTCCAGGACGAGGGCCTGGACACCGTGGAAGCGAACACCGCCCTGGGCCTGCCAGCCGACGCCCGCGAGTACAGCGCGGCCGCATCGATCATCAAGGAACTCGGGATCGAAAGCGTCCACCTGATCTCCAATAATCCGGCGAAGAAGCAGAGCCTCGAGAACTTCGGGGTGTCCGTCACCGGCCGCATCCCAGTGCAGCCGCCGGCTACCAAGGACAACGCTCGCTACCTGCAAACCAAGCGGGACAAGATGGGCCACCAGCTCGACAACCTCAACGTTGCACCGGCAACCGACGCTGACGCGAAGGAGAACTAA
- the ribH gene encoding 6,7-dimethyl-8-ribityllumazine synthase, which translates to MPAEGIPQINLDPGAAEGLRVAVISAQWNAEITDKLHAEAIGAARELGASVEDWRVAGALELPVVVAAACKNFDAVIATGCVIEGETEHFRVVCDAVTYGLTRVSLDTGVPIGNGVLTVANHQQAVDRAGGPEAKENKGADSATAAIHAALVLRQIAAVG; encoded by the coding sequence ATGCCAGCAGAAGGTATCCCGCAGATCAACCTGGACCCCGGTGCAGCCGAAGGGCTGCGCGTCGCCGTCATCAGTGCCCAGTGGAACGCCGAGATCACCGATAAGCTCCACGCCGAGGCTATCGGCGCGGCCCGCGAGCTCGGCGCCAGCGTCGAAGACTGGCGGGTGGCAGGCGCACTGGAGCTGCCGGTCGTCGTGGCCGCGGCCTGCAAGAACTTCGACGCCGTGATCGCCACCGGCTGCGTCATCGAAGGCGAGACCGAGCACTTCCGTGTGGTCTGCGATGCCGTTACCTACGGACTGACCCGCGTTAGCCTGGATACGGGCGTGCCGATCGGCAACGGTGTGCTCACCGTGGCCAACCACCAGCAGGCCGTCGACCGCGCTGGCGGGCCGGAGGCCAAGGAAAACAAGGGCGCGGACTCGGCAACCGCGGCAATCCACGCCGCATTGGTTCTCCGTCAGATCGCGGCGGTAGGGTAG
- a CDS encoding PH domain-containing protein, which translates to MSNPVSQAASAEGQWLFEARSPFLKRIAIIGVVVIMIIHIFMAFIVGIGDTGVTLTSADQWSFIGIGLLFSGVCLFLLRPRVRIDERGVEVRNIANAQFYPWQIIHGLSFPAKAKMARLELPDFEFVPMMALNIYDKETIAANVERFRLLEDRYMPED; encoded by the coding sequence ATGAGTAATCCAGTGTCGCAGGCAGCATCGGCCGAGGGGCAGTGGCTCTTTGAGGCCCGTTCGCCCTTCCTGAAGCGGATCGCGATCATCGGCGTCGTCGTCATCATGATCATCCACATTTTCATGGCCTTCATCGTGGGGATCGGCGACACCGGCGTGACGCTGACCTCGGCGGACCAGTGGTCCTTCATCGGTATCGGCCTGCTGTTCTCCGGTGTGTGCCTGTTCCTGCTGCGCCCCCGTGTTCGCATTGATGAGCGCGGGGTCGAGGTGCGCAACATCGCCAACGCCCAGTTCTACCCCTGGCAGATCATCCACGGCCTTTCCTTCCCGGCCAAGGCGAAGATGGCGCGGCTGGAGCTCCCGGATTTCGAGTTCGTGCCGATGATGGCGCTGAACATCTACGACAAGGAGACCATCGCCGCGAACGTCGAGCGGTTCCGCCTGCTTGAGGACCGCTACATGCCGGAGGACTAG
- the uvrC gene encoding excinuclease ABC subunit UvrC, protein MAERTPNTVDYRPAPGTIPTQPGVYTFRDKHDRVIYVGKAKNLRARLSNYFQDFSQLHPRTRTMVQTANRVQWTVVGSEFEALNLEYTWIKRFNPRFNVMYRDDKTYPMLAISVKDRFPRAYLYRGPRRKGVRYFGPYPKAWAIRETLESLTRVFPIRTCAPGVFRRHEALGRPCLLGYIDRCSAPCVGKVTEAEHRSLVDQFSSFLAGNTEPVLRRVRGEMEEAAENLDFERAASLRDQLQAMEKAMEKQAVVFSDATDADVLAIEQDELEAAIQIFHVRGGRIHGQRGWVVEHSDESRAEMIGQFITQFYGGEAELVAATETAVGGAASSHVDVGLATAINPASAAELGGLVGDVQVSPVPREVLVPELPAGNARLGAWLSELRGSKVTIRVPQRGDKKALLSNAHTNATQALAQHKLKRSGDITARSAALRDLQEALWMDESPLRIECTDISHIQGTDVVASLVVFEDGLPKKADYRRYKIRDAAGDGHSDDVASIAEVVRRRFLRHKEDITAVPTGDDAGDRLEGEEELEQAKTEEPKRAFAYPPQLFIVDGGPPQVNAAQKVLDELGVNDVTLVGIAKRLEELWLPEDPYPVIIPRDSDALYLVQHIRDEAHRFAINFHRQQRSKRMRASVLDEVPGLGPKRRQELVKHFGSVAKVRAATVEEIAEVPGFGPALAKKVHEAVQARPTKPAG, encoded by the coding sequence GTGGCGGAACGCACCCCGAACACCGTCGACTATCGGCCCGCCCCCGGCACCATCCCCACACAGCCGGGGGTCTACACTTTCCGCGATAAGCACGACCGCGTCATCTACGTAGGCAAGGCCAAAAACCTCCGTGCCCGTCTGTCCAATTATTTCCAAGACTTCAGTCAGCTCCATCCACGCACCCGCACCATGGTGCAGACCGCCAACCGGGTGCAGTGGACCGTCGTGGGCAGCGAATTTGAGGCCCTCAACCTCGAGTACACGTGGATTAAGCGCTTCAACCCGCGCTTCAACGTCATGTACCGGGACGATAAGACGTACCCGATGCTGGCCATCAGCGTGAAGGATCGCTTCCCGCGCGCTTATCTCTACCGTGGGCCGCGTCGCAAGGGCGTGCGCTACTTCGGGCCCTATCCGAAAGCTTGGGCGATCCGAGAGACCTTGGAATCCCTGACCCGGGTCTTTCCCATTCGCACCTGTGCGCCTGGAGTATTTCGCCGCCACGAAGCCCTTGGCAGGCCCTGCCTCCTCGGCTATATCGACCGTTGTTCCGCCCCCTGTGTCGGCAAAGTAACCGAGGCCGAGCACCGGAGCCTCGTCGACCAATTCAGTAGCTTTTTGGCAGGCAACACCGAGCCCGTGCTGCGCCGGGTGCGTGGCGAGATGGAGGAGGCCGCCGAGAACCTGGACTTCGAGCGTGCCGCGAGCCTGCGTGATCAACTGCAGGCCATGGAGAAGGCAATGGAGAAGCAGGCGGTCGTGTTCTCCGACGCCACGGATGCCGATGTCCTCGCCATCGAGCAAGACGAGCTGGAAGCGGCGATCCAGATCTTTCACGTCCGCGGCGGTCGTATCCACGGCCAGCGCGGCTGGGTGGTGGAGCATTCGGACGAGTCCCGCGCGGAGATGATCGGACAGTTCATCACCCAGTTCTACGGCGGGGAGGCCGAGCTGGTCGCCGCGACGGAGACGGCGGTTGGTGGCGCCGCAAGCTCGCATGTGGATGTCGGCCTGGCCACCGCCATTAACCCGGCCTCGGCCGCGGAGCTCGGCGGTTTGGTGGGGGATGTGCAGGTCTCTCCCGTTCCCCGCGAGGTGCTCGTGCCCGAGCTGCCCGCCGGCAACGCACGTCTCGGCGCGTGGCTCAGCGAATTGCGCGGCTCCAAGGTCACCATCCGGGTCCCGCAGCGTGGCGATAAGAAGGCCCTGTTGAGCAACGCGCACACTAATGCCACTCAGGCGCTGGCACAACATAAGCTGAAGCGCTCCGGGGACATCACCGCTCGCTCCGCGGCCCTTCGAGACCTGCAGGAGGCCCTCTGGATGGACGAGTCACCCCTGCGCATTGAGTGCACGGATATCTCGCACATCCAGGGCACGGACGTCGTCGCAAGCCTCGTCGTTTTCGAAGACGGCCTGCCGAAGAAGGCGGATTACCGCCGCTATAAGATCCGGGATGCCGCGGGCGACGGACATTCCGACGACGTCGCCTCCATCGCCGAGGTCGTCCGTCGTCGTTTCTTGCGGCACAAGGAGGACATCACCGCCGTCCCGACTGGTGATGACGCCGGCGACCGACTCGAAGGAGAAGAGGAACTGGAGCAGGCCAAGACTGAGGAGCCGAAGCGCGCCTTCGCCTACCCACCGCAGCTTTTCATCGTGGACGGTGGCCCGCCACAGGTCAACGCCGCGCAAAAGGTACTAGACGAATTGGGGGTCAACGACGTCACCCTCGTGGGCATCGCTAAGCGACTGGAGGAATTGTGGCTGCCCGAGGACCCGTACCCGGTGATCATTCCGCGCGATTCCGACGCCCTCTATCTCGTGCAGCACATCCGCGATGAGGCGCACCGCTTCGCGATCAATTTCCACCGTCAGCAGCGCAGCAAGCGGATGCGCGCTTCCGTCTTGGATGAGGTGCCGGGGCTGGGGCCGAAACGCCGCCAGGAGCTGGTGAAACACTTCGGATCCGTGGCGAAGGTACGTGCCGCCACTGTCGAGGAGATCGCCGAGGTACCTGGTTTTGGCCCCGCGCTGGCTAAGAAGGTGCATGAGGCGGTGCAGGCCCGCCCCACTAAGCCAGCGGGGTAG